The following proteins are encoded in a genomic region of Phycodurus eques isolate BA_2022a chromosome 11, UOR_Pequ_1.1, whole genome shotgun sequence:
- the tasp1 gene encoding threonine aspartase 1 isoform X8, translated as MESLQNSAEEQQYTLYKDNSWPNKQESTNHYKSGVGGFVLVHAGAGYHSESKAKEYRHACKRACQQAVDQLKAGALAVEAVAAALVELEDSPFTNAGMGSNLNLSGEIECDASIMDGKSLHYGAVGAISGIKNPVLVAHRLLSEAQKGKLSAGRIPPCFLVGRGAHDWAISHGVPPCPSEKMATKFSLSAYKRNKRKMELAEKMDTGHNQTKKSRQSSGNENGLECLDTVGAVVVDLQGNVAAAVSSGGLAMKHPGRVGQAAHYGCGCWAENACNMNPYSTAVSTSGCGEHLIRTMLARECSASMQSEDAHQALLEAMQNKFINTHIQITTWDSSWSVLGH; from the exons ATGGAAAGTCTACAAAATTCTGCTGAAGAGCAACAATACACTTTATACAAAGACAATTCGTGGCCCAACAAACAGGAATCAACCAACCATTACAAATCAGGTGTCGGTGGATTTGTTTTAGTGCATGCAG GAGCAGGTTACCATTCGGAATCCAAGGCCAAGGAGTATAGGCATGCATGCAAAAGAGCTTGCCAGCAA GCTGTGGACCAGCTCAAAGCAGGGGCCCTTGCAGTTGAAGCTGTGGCTGCAGCATTGGTTGAGCTTGAG GACTCTCCTTTTACAAATGCGGGTATGGGCTCCAACCTTAACTTGTCAGGGGAAATAGAGTGTGACGCCAGTATCATGGATGGGAAATCACTGCATTATGGAGCTGTAGGTGCTATTAGTG GTATTAAGAATCCTGTCTTAGTTGCACATCGCCTGCTTAGTGAAGCACAGAAAGGGAAACTTTCAGCTGGCAGAATACCACCCTG TTTTTTAGTGGGACGGGGAGCACATGACTGGGCCATTAGCCATGGTGTCCCACCCTGCCCCTCAGAGAAAATGGCCACTA agtTCAGTTTATCTGCATATAAGCGGAACAAAAGAAAGATGGAGCTGGCTGAGAAAATGGACACAGGACATAATCAAACAAAGAAAAGCAGACAATCAAGTGGAAAT GAAAATGGTTTGGAGTGCCTTGACACTGTTGGAGCTGTTGTCGTTGACCTGCAAGGCAATGTAGCTGCAGCGGTGTCCAGTGGAGGTCTAGCAATGAAACATCCAGGCAGGGTTGGCCAG GCTGCTCATTATGGATGTGGCTGCTGGGCTGAAAATGCATGTAACATGAACCCCTACTCTACAGCAGTGAGTACCTCAG GCTGTGGAGAGCATTTGATTCGCACCATGCTGGCACGGGAATGCTCCGCTTCCATGCAGTCAGAAGATGCCCATCAGGCGTTGCTGGAAGCTATGCAAAACAAGTTCATCA ACACACATATCCAGATTACCACCTGGGACAGTTCCTGGTCGGTCCTTGGCCATTGA
- the tasp1 gene encoding threonine aspartase 1 isoform X6, which produces MESLQNSAEEQQYTLYKDNSWPNKQESTNHYKSGVGGFVLVHAGAGYHSESKAKEYRHACKRACQQAVDQLKAGALAVEAVAAALVELEDSPFTNAGMGSNLNLSGEIECDASIMDGKSLHYGAVGAISGIKNPVLVAHRLLSEAQKGKLSAGRIPPCFLVGRGAHDWAISHGVPPCPSEKMATKFSLSAYKRNKRKMELAEKMDTGHNQTKKSRQSSGNAAHYGCGCWAENACNMNPYSTAVSTSGCGEHLIRTMLARECSASMQSEDAHQALLEAMQNKFISSPFLANEDRVLGGVIVLRCCRCAEPQSSPNVQGPLVEFLWSHTTESMCVGYMSAQDSKAKTHISRLPPGTVPGRSLAIEGGVCRLMSTASPCANEFFTLSTTLA; this is translated from the exons ATGGAAAGTCTACAAAATTCTGCTGAAGAGCAACAATACACTTTATACAAAGACAATTCGTGGCCCAACAAACAGGAATCAACCAACCATTACAAATCAGGTGTCGGTGGATTTGTTTTAGTGCATGCAG GAGCAGGTTACCATTCGGAATCCAAGGCCAAGGAGTATAGGCATGCATGCAAAAGAGCTTGCCAGCAA GCTGTGGACCAGCTCAAAGCAGGGGCCCTTGCAGTTGAAGCTGTGGCTGCAGCATTGGTTGAGCTTGAG GACTCTCCTTTTACAAATGCGGGTATGGGCTCCAACCTTAACTTGTCAGGGGAAATAGAGTGTGACGCCAGTATCATGGATGGGAAATCACTGCATTATGGAGCTGTAGGTGCTATTAGTG GTATTAAGAATCCTGTCTTAGTTGCACATCGCCTGCTTAGTGAAGCACAGAAAGGGAAACTTTCAGCTGGCAGAATACCACCCTG TTTTTTAGTGGGACGGGGAGCACATGACTGGGCCATTAGCCATGGTGTCCCACCCTGCCCCTCAGAGAAAATGGCCACTA agtTCAGTTTATCTGCATATAAGCGGAACAAAAGAAAGATGGAGCTGGCTGAGAAAATGGACACAGGACATAATCAAACAAAGAAAAGCAGACAATCAAGTGGAAAT GCTGCTCATTATGGATGTGGCTGCTGGGCTGAAAATGCATGTAACATGAACCCCTACTCTACAGCAGTGAGTACCTCAG GCTGTGGAGAGCATTTGATTCGCACCATGCTGGCACGGGAATGCTCCGCTTCCATGCAGTCAGAAGATGCCCATCAGGCGTTGCTGGAAGCTATGCAAAACAAGTTCATCA GCTCACCCTTTCTGGCCAACGAAGATCGAGTTTTGGGTGGAGTAATTGTCTTGCGGTGCTGCAGATGTGCAGAACCTCAGTCGTCTCCAAATGTTCAGGGTCCTCTCG TGGAGTTTCTTTGGAGCCACACCACAGAAAGCATGTGTGTAGGCTACATGTCTGCCCAAGATAGCAAAGCAAAG ACACACATATCCAGATTACCACCTGGGACAGTTCCTGGTCGGTCCTTGGCCATTGAAGGAGGTGTTTGTCGCCTGATGAGCACG
- the tasp1 gene encoding threonine aspartase 1 isoform X5 produces MESLQNSAEEQQYTLYKDNSWPNKQESTNHYKSGVGGFVLVHAGAGYHSESKAKEYRHACKRACQQAVDQLKAGALAVEAVAAALVELEDSPFTNAGMGSNLNLSGEIECDASIMDGKSLHYGAVGAISGIKNPVLVAHRLLSEAQKGKLSAGRIPPCFLVGRGAHDWAISHGVPPCPSEKMATKFSLSAYKRNKRKMELAEKMDTGHNQTKKSRQSSGNENGLECLDTVGAVVVDLQGNVAAAVSSGGLAMKHPGRVGQAAHYGCGCWAENACNMNPYSTAVSTSGCGEHLIRTMLARECSASMQSEDAHQALLEAMQNKFIMEFLWSHTTESMCVGYMSAQDSKAKTHISRLPPGTVPGRSLAIEGGVCRLMSTASPCANEFFTLSTTLA; encoded by the exons ATGGAAAGTCTACAAAATTCTGCTGAAGAGCAACAATACACTTTATACAAAGACAATTCGTGGCCCAACAAACAGGAATCAACCAACCATTACAAATCAGGTGTCGGTGGATTTGTTTTAGTGCATGCAG GAGCAGGTTACCATTCGGAATCCAAGGCCAAGGAGTATAGGCATGCATGCAAAAGAGCTTGCCAGCAA GCTGTGGACCAGCTCAAAGCAGGGGCCCTTGCAGTTGAAGCTGTGGCTGCAGCATTGGTTGAGCTTGAG GACTCTCCTTTTACAAATGCGGGTATGGGCTCCAACCTTAACTTGTCAGGGGAAATAGAGTGTGACGCCAGTATCATGGATGGGAAATCACTGCATTATGGAGCTGTAGGTGCTATTAGTG GTATTAAGAATCCTGTCTTAGTTGCACATCGCCTGCTTAGTGAAGCACAGAAAGGGAAACTTTCAGCTGGCAGAATACCACCCTG TTTTTTAGTGGGACGGGGAGCACATGACTGGGCCATTAGCCATGGTGTCCCACCCTGCCCCTCAGAGAAAATGGCCACTA agtTCAGTTTATCTGCATATAAGCGGAACAAAAGAAAGATGGAGCTGGCTGAGAAAATGGACACAGGACATAATCAAACAAAGAAAAGCAGACAATCAAGTGGAAAT GAAAATGGTTTGGAGTGCCTTGACACTGTTGGAGCTGTTGTCGTTGACCTGCAAGGCAATGTAGCTGCAGCGGTGTCCAGTGGAGGTCTAGCAATGAAACATCCAGGCAGGGTTGGCCAG GCTGCTCATTATGGATGTGGCTGCTGGGCTGAAAATGCATGTAACATGAACCCCTACTCTACAGCAGTGAGTACCTCAG GCTGTGGAGAGCATTTGATTCGCACCATGCTGGCACGGGAATGCTCCGCTTCCATGCAGTCAGAAGATGCCCATCAGGCGTTGCTGGAAGCTATGCAAAACAAGTTCATCA TGGAGTTTCTTTGGAGCCACACCACAGAAAGCATGTGTGTAGGCTACATGTCTGCCCAAGATAGCAAAGCAAAG ACACACATATCCAGATTACCACCTGGGACAGTTCCTGGTCGGTCCTTGGCCATTGAAGGAGGTGTTTGTCGCCTGATGAGCACG
- the tasp1 gene encoding threonine aspartase 1 isoform X3, with translation MESLQNSAEEQQYTLYKDNSWPNKQESTNHYKSGVGGFVLVHAGAGYHSESKAKEYRHACKRACQQAVDQLKAGALAVEAVAAALVELEDSPFTNAGMGSNLNLSGEIECDASIMDGKSLHYGAVGAISGIKNPVLVAHRLLSEAQKGKLSAGRIPPCFLVGRGAHDWAISHGVPPCPSEKMATKFSLSAYKRNKRKMELAEKMDTGHNQTKKSRQSSGNENGLECLDTVGAVVVDLQGNVAAAVSSGGLAMKHPGRVGQAAHYGCGCWAENACNMNPYSTAVSTSGCGEHLIRTMLARECSASMQSEDAHQALLEAMQNKFISSPFLANEDRVLGGVIVLRCCRCAEPQSSPNVQGPLVEFLWSHTTESMCVGYMSAQDSKAKASPCANEFFTLSTTLA, from the exons ATGGAAAGTCTACAAAATTCTGCTGAAGAGCAACAATACACTTTATACAAAGACAATTCGTGGCCCAACAAACAGGAATCAACCAACCATTACAAATCAGGTGTCGGTGGATTTGTTTTAGTGCATGCAG GAGCAGGTTACCATTCGGAATCCAAGGCCAAGGAGTATAGGCATGCATGCAAAAGAGCTTGCCAGCAA GCTGTGGACCAGCTCAAAGCAGGGGCCCTTGCAGTTGAAGCTGTGGCTGCAGCATTGGTTGAGCTTGAG GACTCTCCTTTTACAAATGCGGGTATGGGCTCCAACCTTAACTTGTCAGGGGAAATAGAGTGTGACGCCAGTATCATGGATGGGAAATCACTGCATTATGGAGCTGTAGGTGCTATTAGTG GTATTAAGAATCCTGTCTTAGTTGCACATCGCCTGCTTAGTGAAGCACAGAAAGGGAAACTTTCAGCTGGCAGAATACCACCCTG TTTTTTAGTGGGACGGGGAGCACATGACTGGGCCATTAGCCATGGTGTCCCACCCTGCCCCTCAGAGAAAATGGCCACTA agtTCAGTTTATCTGCATATAAGCGGAACAAAAGAAAGATGGAGCTGGCTGAGAAAATGGACACAGGACATAATCAAACAAAGAAAAGCAGACAATCAAGTGGAAAT GAAAATGGTTTGGAGTGCCTTGACACTGTTGGAGCTGTTGTCGTTGACCTGCAAGGCAATGTAGCTGCAGCGGTGTCCAGTGGAGGTCTAGCAATGAAACATCCAGGCAGGGTTGGCCAG GCTGCTCATTATGGATGTGGCTGCTGGGCTGAAAATGCATGTAACATGAACCCCTACTCTACAGCAGTGAGTACCTCAG GCTGTGGAGAGCATTTGATTCGCACCATGCTGGCACGGGAATGCTCCGCTTCCATGCAGTCAGAAGATGCCCATCAGGCGTTGCTGGAAGCTATGCAAAACAAGTTCATCA GCTCACCCTTTCTGGCCAACGAAGATCGAGTTTTGGGTGGAGTAATTGTCTTGCGGTGCTGCAGATGTGCAGAACCTCAGTCGTCTCCAAATGTTCAGGGTCCTCTCG TGGAGTTTCTTTGGAGCCACACCACAGAAAGCATGTGTGTAGGCTACATGTCTGCCCAAGATAGCAAAGCAAAG
- the tasp1 gene encoding threonine aspartase 1 isoform X2 yields the protein MESLQNSAEEQQYTLYKDNSWPNKQESTNHYKSGVGGFVLVHAGAGYHSESKAKEYRHACKRACQQAVDQLKAGALAVEAVAAALVELEDSPFTNAGMGSNLNLSGEIECDASIMDGKSLHYGAVGAISGIKNPVLVAHRLLSEAQKGKLSAGRIPPCFLVGRGAHDWAISHGVPPCPSEKMATKFSLSAYKRNKRKMELAEKMDTGHNQTKKSRQSSGNENGLECLDTVGAVVVDLQGNVAAAVSSGGLAMKHPGRVGQAAHYGCGCWAENACNMNPYSTAVSTSGCGEHLIRTMLARECSASMQSEDAHQALLEAMQNKFISSPFLANEDRVLGGVIVLRCCRCAEPQSSPNVQGPLVEFLWSHTTESMCVGYMSAQDSKAKTHISRLPPGTVPGRSLAIEGGVCRLMSTVD from the exons ATGGAAAGTCTACAAAATTCTGCTGAAGAGCAACAATACACTTTATACAAAGACAATTCGTGGCCCAACAAACAGGAATCAACCAACCATTACAAATCAGGTGTCGGTGGATTTGTTTTAGTGCATGCAG GAGCAGGTTACCATTCGGAATCCAAGGCCAAGGAGTATAGGCATGCATGCAAAAGAGCTTGCCAGCAA GCTGTGGACCAGCTCAAAGCAGGGGCCCTTGCAGTTGAAGCTGTGGCTGCAGCATTGGTTGAGCTTGAG GACTCTCCTTTTACAAATGCGGGTATGGGCTCCAACCTTAACTTGTCAGGGGAAATAGAGTGTGACGCCAGTATCATGGATGGGAAATCACTGCATTATGGAGCTGTAGGTGCTATTAGTG GTATTAAGAATCCTGTCTTAGTTGCACATCGCCTGCTTAGTGAAGCACAGAAAGGGAAACTTTCAGCTGGCAGAATACCACCCTG TTTTTTAGTGGGACGGGGAGCACATGACTGGGCCATTAGCCATGGTGTCCCACCCTGCCCCTCAGAGAAAATGGCCACTA agtTCAGTTTATCTGCATATAAGCGGAACAAAAGAAAGATGGAGCTGGCTGAGAAAATGGACACAGGACATAATCAAACAAAGAAAAGCAGACAATCAAGTGGAAAT GAAAATGGTTTGGAGTGCCTTGACACTGTTGGAGCTGTTGTCGTTGACCTGCAAGGCAATGTAGCTGCAGCGGTGTCCAGTGGAGGTCTAGCAATGAAACATCCAGGCAGGGTTGGCCAG GCTGCTCATTATGGATGTGGCTGCTGGGCTGAAAATGCATGTAACATGAACCCCTACTCTACAGCAGTGAGTACCTCAG GCTGTGGAGAGCATTTGATTCGCACCATGCTGGCACGGGAATGCTCCGCTTCCATGCAGTCAGAAGATGCCCATCAGGCGTTGCTGGAAGCTATGCAAAACAAGTTCATCA GCTCACCCTTTCTGGCCAACGAAGATCGAGTTTTGGGTGGAGTAATTGTCTTGCGGTGCTGCAGATGTGCAGAACCTCAGTCGTCTCCAAATGTTCAGGGTCCTCTCG TGGAGTTTCTTTGGAGCCACACCACAGAAAGCATGTGTGTAGGCTACATGTCTGCCCAAGATAGCAAAGCAAAG ACACACATATCCAGATTACCACCTGGGACAGTTCCTGGTCGGTCCTTGGCCATTGAAGGAGGTGTTTGTCGCCTGATGAGCACGGTGGATTGA
- the tasp1 gene encoding threonine aspartase 1 isoform X1 has product MESLQNSAEEQQYTLYKDNSWPNKQESTNHYKSGVGGFVLVHAGAGYHSESKAKEYRHACKRACQQAVDQLKAGALAVEAVAAALVELEDSPFTNAGMGSNLNLSGEIECDASIMDGKSLHYGAVGAISGIKNPVLVAHRLLSEAQKGKLSAGRIPPCFLVGRGAHDWAISHGVPPCPSEKMATKFSLSAYKRNKRKMELAEKMDTGHNQTKKSRQSSGNENGLECLDTVGAVVVDLQGNVAAAVSSGGLAMKHPGRVGQAAHYGCGCWAENACNMNPYSTAVSTSGCGEHLIRTMLARECSASMQSEDAHQALLEAMQNKFISSPFLANEDRVLGGVIVLRCCRCAEPQSSPNVQGPLVEFLWSHTTESMCVGYMSAQDSKAKTHISRLPPGTVPGRSLAIEGGVCRLMSTASPCANEFFTLSTTLA; this is encoded by the exons ATGGAAAGTCTACAAAATTCTGCTGAAGAGCAACAATACACTTTATACAAAGACAATTCGTGGCCCAACAAACAGGAATCAACCAACCATTACAAATCAGGTGTCGGTGGATTTGTTTTAGTGCATGCAG GAGCAGGTTACCATTCGGAATCCAAGGCCAAGGAGTATAGGCATGCATGCAAAAGAGCTTGCCAGCAA GCTGTGGACCAGCTCAAAGCAGGGGCCCTTGCAGTTGAAGCTGTGGCTGCAGCATTGGTTGAGCTTGAG GACTCTCCTTTTACAAATGCGGGTATGGGCTCCAACCTTAACTTGTCAGGGGAAATAGAGTGTGACGCCAGTATCATGGATGGGAAATCACTGCATTATGGAGCTGTAGGTGCTATTAGTG GTATTAAGAATCCTGTCTTAGTTGCACATCGCCTGCTTAGTGAAGCACAGAAAGGGAAACTTTCAGCTGGCAGAATACCACCCTG TTTTTTAGTGGGACGGGGAGCACATGACTGGGCCATTAGCCATGGTGTCCCACCCTGCCCCTCAGAGAAAATGGCCACTA agtTCAGTTTATCTGCATATAAGCGGAACAAAAGAAAGATGGAGCTGGCTGAGAAAATGGACACAGGACATAATCAAACAAAGAAAAGCAGACAATCAAGTGGAAAT GAAAATGGTTTGGAGTGCCTTGACACTGTTGGAGCTGTTGTCGTTGACCTGCAAGGCAATGTAGCTGCAGCGGTGTCCAGTGGAGGTCTAGCAATGAAACATCCAGGCAGGGTTGGCCAG GCTGCTCATTATGGATGTGGCTGCTGGGCTGAAAATGCATGTAACATGAACCCCTACTCTACAGCAGTGAGTACCTCAG GCTGTGGAGAGCATTTGATTCGCACCATGCTGGCACGGGAATGCTCCGCTTCCATGCAGTCAGAAGATGCCCATCAGGCGTTGCTGGAAGCTATGCAAAACAAGTTCATCA GCTCACCCTTTCTGGCCAACGAAGATCGAGTTTTGGGTGGAGTAATTGTCTTGCGGTGCTGCAGATGTGCAGAACCTCAGTCGTCTCCAAATGTTCAGGGTCCTCTCG TGGAGTTTCTTTGGAGCCACACCACAGAAAGCATGTGTGTAGGCTACATGTCTGCCCAAGATAGCAAAGCAAAG ACACACATATCCAGATTACCACCTGGGACAGTTCCTGGTCGGTCCTTGGCCATTGAAGGAGGTGTTTGTCGCCTGATGAGCACG
- the tasp1 gene encoding threonine aspartase 1 isoform X7 has protein sequence MESLQNSAEEQQYTLYKDNSWPNKQESTNHYKSGVGGFVLVHAGAGYHSESKAKEYRHACKRACQQAVDQLKAGALAVEAVAAALVELEDSPFTNAGMGSNLNLSGEIECDASIMDGKSLHYGAVGAISGIKNPVLVAHRLLSEAQKGKLSAGRIPPCFLVGRGAHDWAISHGVPPCPSEKMATKFSLSAYKRNKRKMELAEKMDTGHNQTKKSRQSSGNENGLECLDTVGAVVVDLQGNVAAAVSSGGLAMKHPGRVGQAAHYGCGCWAENACNMNPYSTAVSTSGCGEHLIRTMLARECSASMQSEDAHQALLEAMQNKFIMEFLWSHTTESMCVGYMSAQDSKAKMCCPNYFVMAQRNMQA, from the exons ATGGAAAGTCTACAAAATTCTGCTGAAGAGCAACAATACACTTTATACAAAGACAATTCGTGGCCCAACAAACAGGAATCAACCAACCATTACAAATCAGGTGTCGGTGGATTTGTTTTAGTGCATGCAG GAGCAGGTTACCATTCGGAATCCAAGGCCAAGGAGTATAGGCATGCATGCAAAAGAGCTTGCCAGCAA GCTGTGGACCAGCTCAAAGCAGGGGCCCTTGCAGTTGAAGCTGTGGCTGCAGCATTGGTTGAGCTTGAG GACTCTCCTTTTACAAATGCGGGTATGGGCTCCAACCTTAACTTGTCAGGGGAAATAGAGTGTGACGCCAGTATCATGGATGGGAAATCACTGCATTATGGAGCTGTAGGTGCTATTAGTG GTATTAAGAATCCTGTCTTAGTTGCACATCGCCTGCTTAGTGAAGCACAGAAAGGGAAACTTTCAGCTGGCAGAATACCACCCTG TTTTTTAGTGGGACGGGGAGCACATGACTGGGCCATTAGCCATGGTGTCCCACCCTGCCCCTCAGAGAAAATGGCCACTA agtTCAGTTTATCTGCATATAAGCGGAACAAAAGAAAGATGGAGCTGGCTGAGAAAATGGACACAGGACATAATCAAACAAAGAAAAGCAGACAATCAAGTGGAAAT GAAAATGGTTTGGAGTGCCTTGACACTGTTGGAGCTGTTGTCGTTGACCTGCAAGGCAATGTAGCTGCAGCGGTGTCCAGTGGAGGTCTAGCAATGAAACATCCAGGCAGGGTTGGCCAG GCTGCTCATTATGGATGTGGCTGCTGGGCTGAAAATGCATGTAACATGAACCCCTACTCTACAGCAGTGAGTACCTCAG GCTGTGGAGAGCATTTGATTCGCACCATGCTGGCACGGGAATGCTCCGCTTCCATGCAGTCAGAAGATGCCCATCAGGCGTTGCTGGAAGCTATGCAAAACAAGTTCATCA TGGAGTTTCTTTGGAGCCACACCACAGAAAGCATGTGTGTAGGCTACATGTCTGCCCAAGATAGCAAAGCAAAG ATGTGCTGTCCGAACTACTTTGTCATGGCACAAAGAAACATGCAAGCCTGA
- the tasp1 gene encoding threonine aspartase 1 isoform X4, whose product MESLQNSAEEQQYTLYKDNSWPNKQESTNHYKSGVGGFVLVHAGAGYHSESKAKEYRHACKRACQQAVDQLKAGALAVEAVAAALVELEDSPFTNAGMGSNLNLSGEIECDASIMDGKSLHYGAVGAISGIKNPVLVAHRLLSEAQKGKLSAGRIPPCFLVGRGAHDWAISHGVPPCPSEKMATKFSLSAYKRNKRKMELAEKMDTGHNQTKKSRQSSGNENGLECLDTVGAVVVDLQGNVAAAVSSGGLAMKHPGRVGQAAHYGCGCWAENACNMNPYSTAVSTSGCGEHLIRTMLARECSASMQSEDAHQALLEAMQNKFISSPFLANEDRVLGGVIVLRCCRCAEPQSSPNVQGPLVEFLWSHTTESMCVGYMSAQDSKAKMCCPNYFVMAQRNMQA is encoded by the exons ATGGAAAGTCTACAAAATTCTGCTGAAGAGCAACAATACACTTTATACAAAGACAATTCGTGGCCCAACAAACAGGAATCAACCAACCATTACAAATCAGGTGTCGGTGGATTTGTTTTAGTGCATGCAG GAGCAGGTTACCATTCGGAATCCAAGGCCAAGGAGTATAGGCATGCATGCAAAAGAGCTTGCCAGCAA GCTGTGGACCAGCTCAAAGCAGGGGCCCTTGCAGTTGAAGCTGTGGCTGCAGCATTGGTTGAGCTTGAG GACTCTCCTTTTACAAATGCGGGTATGGGCTCCAACCTTAACTTGTCAGGGGAAATAGAGTGTGACGCCAGTATCATGGATGGGAAATCACTGCATTATGGAGCTGTAGGTGCTATTAGTG GTATTAAGAATCCTGTCTTAGTTGCACATCGCCTGCTTAGTGAAGCACAGAAAGGGAAACTTTCAGCTGGCAGAATACCACCCTG TTTTTTAGTGGGACGGGGAGCACATGACTGGGCCATTAGCCATGGTGTCCCACCCTGCCCCTCAGAGAAAATGGCCACTA agtTCAGTTTATCTGCATATAAGCGGAACAAAAGAAAGATGGAGCTGGCTGAGAAAATGGACACAGGACATAATCAAACAAAGAAAAGCAGACAATCAAGTGGAAAT GAAAATGGTTTGGAGTGCCTTGACACTGTTGGAGCTGTTGTCGTTGACCTGCAAGGCAATGTAGCTGCAGCGGTGTCCAGTGGAGGTCTAGCAATGAAACATCCAGGCAGGGTTGGCCAG GCTGCTCATTATGGATGTGGCTGCTGGGCTGAAAATGCATGTAACATGAACCCCTACTCTACAGCAGTGAGTACCTCAG GCTGTGGAGAGCATTTGATTCGCACCATGCTGGCACGGGAATGCTCCGCTTCCATGCAGTCAGAAGATGCCCATCAGGCGTTGCTGGAAGCTATGCAAAACAAGTTCATCA GCTCACCCTTTCTGGCCAACGAAGATCGAGTTTTGGGTGGAGTAATTGTCTTGCGGTGCTGCAGATGTGCAGAACCTCAGTCGTCTCCAAATGTTCAGGGTCCTCTCG TGGAGTTTCTTTGGAGCCACACCACAGAAAGCATGTGTGTAGGCTACATGTCTGCCCAAGATAGCAAAGCAAAG ATGTGCTGTCCGAACTACTTTGTCATGGCACAAAGAAACATGCAAGCCTGA